A DNA window from Hevea brasiliensis isolate MT/VB/25A 57/8 chromosome 2, ASM3005281v1, whole genome shotgun sequence contains the following coding sequences:
- the LOC131173402 gene encoding probable alkaline/neutral invertase B: protein MSGLTVDLSRNGNVRNVDSHCTLSGVDELDFSKLLERERPRPLNMDRQRSFDERSINELSIGVSPRLTTRPENTSRFIDHLDSVYSPGKRSGLNTPRSSSDFETHPIVAEAWEALRRSLVYFRGQPVGTIAALDNSEEKFNYDQVFVRDFIPSALAFLMNGEPEIVKNFILKTLRLQSWEKKIDRFQLGEGVMPASFKVLHDPVRNNETLIADFGESAIGRVAPVDSGFWWIILLRAYTKSTGDISLAEMPECQKGMRLILSLCLSEGFDTFPTLLCADGCCMIDRRMGVYGYPMEIQALFFMALRCAMLLLKQDEEGKEFVERIAKRLHALSFHMRSYFWIDLKQLNDIYRYKTEEYSHTAVNKFNVIPDSLPEWIFDFMPTHGGYFIGNVSPARMDFRWFCLGNCVAILSSLATPEQSMAIMDLIESRWEELVGEMPLKVCYPAIESHEWRIITGCDPKNTRWSYHNGGSWPVLLWLLTAACIKTGRPQIARRAIELAENRLLKDNWPEYYDGKLGRYIGKQARKFQTWSVAGYLVAKMMLEDPSHLGMVSLEEDKQMKPLLKRSNSWTF, encoded by the exons ATGTCTGGACTCACTGTGGATTTGTCTCGTAATGGGAACGTAAGGAATGTTGATAGCCATTGTACTCTGTCTGGAGTCGATGAATTGGATTTCTCCAAGTTATTGGAGAGAGAGAGACCAAGGCCTTTGAATATGGACAGGCAGAGATCATTTGATGAAAGGTCTATTAATGAATTGTCAATTGGGGTGTCTCCTCGTCTCACAACTAGACCTGAAAACACTTCTAGATTTATAGACCATTTGGATTCTGTATATTCGCCTGGTAAAAGGTCAGGCCTTAATACCCCAAGGTCAAGTTCTGATTTTGAGACGCATCCGATTGTGGCAGAAGCTTGGGAAGCTTTGAGGCGCTCATTGGTTTATTTTCGCGGCCAACCAGTTGGGACCATTGCTGCATTGGATAATTCTGAAGAAAAATTTAACTATGATCAG GTGTTTGTAAGAGACTTTATCCCAAGTGCATTAGCTTTTTTGATGAATGGAGAACCTGAAATAGTCAAGAATTTCATTTTGAAGACTCTTCGCCTTCAGTCATGGGAGAAAAAAATTGACAGATTCCAACTTGGGGAAGGAGTAATGCCTGCCAGTTTTAAAGTACTCCACGATCCAGtgagaaataatgaaactttgatAGCAGATTTTGGTGAAAGTGCAATTGGAAGAGTGGCTCCTGTTGACTCTGGATTTTGGTGGATTATATTGCTCCGGGCATACACAAAGTCTACTGGTGATATATCATTGGCTGAAATGCCAGAATGTCAAAAGGGTATGCGCCTAATTTTGAGTTTATGTCTTTCGGAGGGGTTTGACACGTTTCCAACTCTTCTTTGTGCTGATGGATGCTGCATGATTGATCGTAGAATG GGTGTTTATGGGTATCCAATGGAAATTCAAGCACTTTTTTTCATGGCTTTAAGATGTGCTATGCTTCTACTGAAGCAAGACGAAGAGGGGAAAGAGTTCGTAGAACGAATTGCCAAACGGCTCCATGCCTTAAGCTTTCACATGAGGAGTTATTTTTGGATTGACTTGAAGCAGCTCAATGATATATATCGCTATAAAACAGAGGAATACTCTCACACTGCAGTTAACAAGTTTAATGTAATACCTGATTCTCTTCCAGAATGGATTTTTGATTTTATGCCAACTCATGGTGGTTACTTTATAGGGAACGTTAGTCCTGCAAGAATGGATTTCCGCTGGTTTTGCCTAGGTAATTGTGTTGCAATTCTTTCATCTTTGGCAACCCCTGAACAATCCATGGCAATCATGGATCTTATTGAATCACGGTGGGAGGAGTTGGTAGGAGAAATGCCTCTCAAGGTATGCTATCCGGCCATAGAGAGCCATGAATGGCGGATTATAACTGGATGTGACCCCAAAAACACCAGATGGAGTTACCACAATGGAGGATCCTGGCCAG TGCTTCTGTGGCTTCTCACAGCTGCTTGTATCAAGACTGGACGGCCGCAAATTGCAAGGCGAGCCATTGAGCTTGCAGAAAATAGGCTGTTGAAAGACAATTGGCCTGAATATTATGATGGGAAGCTCGGACGATACATTGGAAAGCAGGCCAGGAAGTTCCAAACCTGGTCTGTTGCAGGTTACTTGGTGGCAAAAATGATGCTGGAAGATCCCTCCCATTTGGGTATGGTATCACTTGAGGAGGACAAACAAATGAAGCCCCTCCTTAAAAGATCAAATTCATGGACATTCTGA